The segment GGAAGGGCtgtttgctcagttttgtctgttaAATGAACTAGTCAATGCTTTTGGATTTCAGCCTCGTCATTGAGGGCTGTCATGTTCTTCCACAATGCACCTGCTGCCCCATGAATATGAACATTCTGCATTCATGTGAAATGCTCTCTGATGTGTCCGAGTTCTTAAAGCTTCATGACAAACCTGGGAGTTAGAAAAGTCTTTCTTCTGCTTAATCACCAGGGACCCTAGCAAGTAGAGAAGGCAAATGAAGAGCATAAGAGGAGACAGTAGAATATTCTAGATTTCTGGCCAAAAATAGGGGAACAGGAATCTGAGACTTTGGATGAAgggaagggataattagggatGGAGGGATATGTgcgcactgctatatttaaaatggacaaccaacaaaaatctgctgtacagcacaggggactctgctcaatgttctgtggcagcctggatggcaggggagttgggaggagaatggatacatgtataagtatggctgagtcccttcgctgtccacctgaaagTGTCAAAACACTGccaatcagctatactccaatataaaatttaaaagttagaaaaaaacacTGTCATGAACAACCACCTCTTCTGTGTTTAGCCACATCATGTTTTTAAGTAATATAAGAAAAtagtttctttctatttctttagggctacagaaagaaataaaaaccccAGCAATTCAGCATAAAGGACATTGATGTATATCTGTCTCTGTTTCTGGCTAGGAACTGTTGCATTAGAGAGTAGAACCCTTTCCTAATGAACTTCTTTTGTAATAaaagatctctctctcttttttgcagGACCTGTTCTCTGGATGTCAGCTGAGTTACTAAGGTGACTCTGCATGTCAAGAGACAGACCTGGGTAGCCAGAACCTCAAGGCCCCTGGAGACTCCATCCCTCCTTCTTTTTTTGTGCGTGTGGGTCCTCACTGAACATTCAAACCTGTTTCTCCAAAGGGTTTTGCAAAAACTGAGACTGTTTCCCAAAGCAGAAGCGCTGGCGTCCACAGCAGAAGCGATGGGCAGCGTGCGCACCAACCGCTACAGCATCGTCTCATCGGAGGAGGACGGCATGAAGCTGGCCACCCTGGCGGTGGCCAACGGGTTTGGGAATGGCAAGAGCAAAGTCCACACCCGCCAGCAGTGCAGGAGCCGCTTCGTGAAGAAGGACGGACACTGCAACGTGCAGTTCATCAACGTGGGCGAGAAGGGCCAGCGGTACCTGGCCGACATCTTCACCACGTGCGTGGACATCCGCTGGCGGTGGATGCTGGTCATCTTCTGCCTGGCTTTCGTGCTCTCCTGGCTCTTCTTCGGCTGTGTGTTTTGGTTGATCGCGCTGCTCCACGGGGACCTGGATGCGTCCAAGGAGAGCAAAGCCTGTGTGTCCGAGGTCAACAGCTTCACGGCTGCCTTCCTTTTCTCCATCGAGACGCAGACCACCATCGGCTACGGCTTCCGCTGCGTCACAGACGAGTGCCCCGTGGCCGTCTTCATGGTGGTCTTTCAGTCCATCGTGGGCTGCATCATCGACGCCTTCATCATCGGTGCGGTAATGGCCAAGATGGccaagcccaagaagagaaacgAGACGCTGGTCTTCAGCCACAACGCCGTGATTGCCATGAGGGACGGCAAGCTCTGCCTCATGTGGCGGGTGGGCAACCTCCGCAAGAGCCACTTGGTGGAGGCACACGTGCGTGCGCAGCTCCTCAAGTCCAGAATCACCTCCGAGGGGGAGTACATCCCCCTGGATCAGATAGACATCAACGTGGGCTTCGACAGCGGCATTGACCGCATATTTCTGGTGTCTCCCATCACCATCGTCCATGAGATCGATGAGGACAGTCCTCTGTACGATCTGAGCAAGCAGGACATCGACAATGCAGACTTTGAGATCGTGGTCATCCTCGAGGGTATGGTGGAGGCCACGGCCATGACCACGCAGTGCCGGAGCTCGTACCTGGCCAACGAGATCCTCTGGGGTCACCGCTACGAGCCGGTCCTCTTCGAGGAGAAACACTACTACAAAGTGGACTACTCCAGGTTCCACAAGACGTACGAAGTCCCCAACACGCCCCTGTGCAGCGCTAGGGACTTAGCGGAGAAGAAATACATCCTGTCGAACGCTAACTCGTTTTGCTACGAAAATGAGGTCGCCCTCACAAGCAAAGAGGAAGACGACAGTGAAAACGGGGTCCCTGAGAGCACAAGCACGGACACGCCCCCGGACATAGACCTGCACAACCAGGCCAGTGTACCTCTGGAGCCCAGGCCGTTACGACGGGAGTCGGAGATATGACTGAGTCCTCCTGGGCAGTGCTTCCTCTGAAACACGGTCTGTTGGTCAAAGGCCCAAAACAGTTACGCACACGACGGTACCAGGGGCAGGTGGTTCGAGGCAAGTGACCACAAGGGACTGGGGCTAGCGCGGTGGTTTTAGAGAAAGACTGTAAGCGCGAAGATGAACCTAAAGCACTAAACAGGCCTCCCCGTGACCCGAAGGCGCATAACACGTTGTAGAATAAGTTATGgggtgtttgtgtttgtgttttgtgttttgaaCCAAACTTGAACTTGCAGGCAAGCCTTGGTTGGTGGGGTGTTTGACTTCTCCAGAACGCTTCTCTTTGGGGAACAAGAATGTTTTTAAATGGCATCAcatttttcaatgttttaaagGCAAGACACTGCCTTAACTTTTGAAAAGCTGCTAACTACACCAACATGTGTCGTATTGTTGcagtgtagttttttttttttttccttgtgtgtaATTTAAAAAGTCAGTGTTGAACTTTGTTGAAAGCTCATGATATGCGCTTCAAAGTGGCAAGTATTTGGCTATTAGCTGCCAAACGAGAGCCTGATTTTTTGAGGCCAGTAATTTGTTTGCTAGAAttgattctctctctccctctcgtgctgtctgtctctctggttACATAAGGGCATTATGTAACACTAGCCAAATGGTAGCCTCCGGGCTGttgttaatgttttttttttttcccctccaagatGTTAATGGGTTATCTCAAATTTTAAGTTAGACTACCTAAAATAAATACCAAAGATAATGCACATTTTTGCACAGTGGAGCTTACactaaaagggaaagaaagcccCACGGCTGCCTTGAAATCAAGAGACAAGAACTTTGAACCTCAGCAAGACCTTGAACTACCCTCTCCTTTTGCACCTTATTGAGAAAATAGAACATCACACACACAGTTAAGTgtgatgcttttaattttttgctcTTTCATGTAACTTTCACGTCATAGGAAGAAGACAGGGGAAagtaaaattcacacacacacacagacacacacacacacagacacacacacacacacgaaagatATAAGCAACTTTCCTTTCCTTCGAGGTGGTGCTGGACAGGCGAATGCAACTTTGAGAGATGATGATGACCccttagatgttttttttttctggatttttccaTGTTTTGTACATTCCAAAATTCATCCCAGAAGATAAGACCTAGGTTGACATGAGTTGGCACCCTCCGCGCTGAGCCATCCAACCCGAAAGATCAGTAGGTTTAAACCTTCAGGCTGAATTCCTTGCCCTGGTGGTGGGTGCCTCTCTGGCTTGAGTTCATTTTCTAAAAGATGCCACGCCTGGCCTGTGGGCTGGTTCTTCCCATCAAACTGTTTGGACCGAGTCCTCCAATATCTGAGAGGGTTGTGAATGCCCCAGTGAGAAGTTAGCAAGATGTGGAAGAGCCATTTTGATGTAGCTCATCAACTTAAGTATTTAGGAAGAAGGGGAacattgccttttctttttttttaaatgatagagaGCAGGAATGAAAATGTCTCAGTATTTTAGGGTCAACAAGAGCCATAACAATCCTAACAGCGTCACAAGTAAAGGAGATAATGATCTAAAAGTGTCCTTTCCCCTCGGTGGATCCACACCTGTCTTTGAATCCGAGTGGATCCCTTTTGCCTGTGGAGACCTGGAGCCTGTTACTTGGGGCACATCATTTCCCAGAAGCTTCTCCTGCCTGGCTGCCTGACTCGCTAGGAACATTTTGTTTGGTTCGGTTTTCTGCTCTAGCTTGATATAACAGAACTCTGTTTTGGTTTAAAGTTCCTTATTTGTGAATTCTGGggtcactgatttttttctttttcaatgggAGTCTCAAAATCAACTCTCTTTATGGTATTACACCCCTGTATGCCATTAAAAAACAGCTTGTTCTAGAATCCTGTATTTCATCAGCCCGTGTCTGGGATGGTCTCTGGTTCCTGACCAGCCATATCTGCATGGGGTGCCTGCAGTCAGAGGACAGTCTCTGCTCTTGTCTGCCTTTCGAGTCGGTGGGTTTGAACCCTGTGCAGTTATTTGCATGGAAACCAGATTAGAGCTCTCAAGCGAGGGGATGATATTTGAAGTCTAGACTTACAGGCCGATGGGGGAAGTTGTTTAGAGACTTAGAGGAATTGGGATGGAGTGGACACAGAATGTACAGTCTAATGTACATGGCGACCGTCCTGCCATTGATAGGGAGAGGGTGTTGAGGGTTTCAGCTGCTGCTATTCCGATACTTTTGCAAAGGAAAATAATCAAACCAAAGAGTATTCCGTGATCTGTAAGTTACATGAAGATACAGTAGAGGATGGGGGTGACAAAGACACCTTCTTGTCGCACAGTGCTTCCACTTAAACACTTGACATGTTTGCAGTGGGGCGGGTGGAGGGGGCAAGAACGAGGGAGGGAACTCTTGCAACTTctttctaaaaagagaaaaaaaaattaaaatttctggtgcacaggtttgtttttttttttcaagaaaattttgcAGAAGCTATGtttttaaagtgtacattttataaagtttatcagatattttcatatttaaagcCAAATGTAAATAGAAGTCTGTAAAGGGAAGAAAATTGCCATAGAAAGTATAATTTCAGTGCAGCAATTTCTGAGAGCTAGTACCTATATGCTACCGGTTAGCATggttttagcaaatatttaccaGCCTTATAAGGTTTGTCTTGCTATGTTCTCCTGTTATTTATTTCAGCATGGACTGTTCATTTGAAAACTTTTTCTAGGTATTAGTATTTTAACAGTTACAAGCTTTAAATGgcaatttttgtgtttgtttttttttttttttttttttttgtcaagagCCAAGACACAGTAATGCacaatgtttttttgttttgtttttttttgctgcattttACCTTCAGAACCTTGGTCTTTATTGACGGGGTCTCCTTAGTGCACACATGTCGTGGGAAGGCAGACTGAAGACACTCACACTGAGTATCTGGGGTCTGTTGCCAGATTCTTGTTGCTTCTCTGTTGCAAGCAAACCCCCACTGAATTTATTTAGGAGTTATCCCCTTTTGAAGAATCTGTGCCCGTAACTGGATGGGCATTATATTTTTGGGAGGAGGTTTAGATTCCTGGGtatcctatttttaaataaaaggtagACAAAGTGAATTCTATTTTGATTATTGAGAAAGGAATATTAATAGTTTTCTATCCCTCTAGGATTATACTTGAATCAGACATTTTAAGGATGTCACCATAACTCTGAAGTCATTTCCAAATTCCTGATGATAATTTGTTCAGTTtgttttacctattttttttttaaattctatcagTGCATTATTCGTCCCTTCCTGTCCTTTCTTCCCTGTCAGCTCCCATCTCAAACCTCGGTGTTTATTCAGTGCATTTTGTCCCCTGAATATTGTTACCCTGGCAAGAAAACAAATGTCGGTTCATATTTGATGATAAGCCACACAGTAAAAGCAAAAAGCCTGTTCTGAGAAGCAGAGtggattttttttcactctgtatCTAATAAAGTTAaggttgtttaaaaaaaacaagtgttGCATAGTCACTTACTCCCAACAGATCCCTTTTCTAGTTATGTTGGGTTTCAAGCTCTGGGCTACGGTGAACTGAACGACCCCAGTCTTTGACAATCCTGAATTATTATCTTCCCGTTTCCTGTCTTTTTGTATCTGAAGTCTTCCTAATGTACTGCACAAACCATGGattgtacatatttttatatattatgtcttattttattatttctaaataaaaagttaaaaattgaaaacaaatcagTGCAAGAAATTTTTGGGCTCTCTGTGTGATCCCTGTAGCATCTCAGATAGAAACCAAAGGTTCCCAAATGAGAGGACATAAACCCAGATAGGTGGGATGAAGGGGACCATAGAAATCTCCAGAACAGGCGTGGTGCAGTGGCAAATTACCTTAATCCCAGTAGGAGGAAGTCGGGCCTGGATTTTGTTTGTGGACAGAATGCCCTgggtggagaggagagagaaacaaccaaaaaacaagcaaacaaaaataacaaaaactattGAATAGAAGGCTTAAATTTTAAGTCTCTGTGTAATGATAAAAGTTACTTTGTTGAGCTAACTCTGTGTAGGGTTCAGCTTTATATTAGCTCATTTCCCCAAAACCAAATCAGGTTGTTATATTCTCGTATAATAAATCAGAGTTGGCAAATATGTCCCATGAAAGGCCAGATAGTAAACATTTTTGGCTTTGTGAAACAGTTCTTTGTCTTAACCATGCAGCTCTGCCCTCATActacaaaagcagccacagataaTATGAAAAAAAGGTGCAGCTGTATTACAATAGAACTTTACTTATAACAGGTGGTGGACCAGACTTGGCCCGTGGCCTATAATTTATTGACCTctgttatagatgaagaaaccaaggctggATTTTAAAGCTAATGAATCATTGAGCTGATACTCAAATGCAGGTTTTATCTGCCTCTAAATTTCATTTAATCCACTAAGCTCTATGGTGTTTTAGAGAACATAGTTACCAAGGATATGTGGGTCTCAGAGAAAACATCAATTCCTCTGGCAGATTTTGAATAGCTTAACTGTTTTTCACCAGTGGAAACACTGAGGAAAATCTCCATTCTGAAATATGGGTTGCtccttaaaatttttcctttaataaatactcgatatttttccttttaacaaatatttttccttcaatAAAGTCCTTACTGTGATTCAAAGTGGTTCTAAGCTATTTATgagtattaaataatttaatcttaGTGGCGTCTGcactattattatccttatttaataaatgaggctactgaggctcagggaggttgaGTGTCTTTTGTGAATACACACAGCTATTAGGAATTAGAGCTGAGATTTAAACAGAAGACATTtaacttgcagcaacatggatggacctagagatgatcatactaagtgaagtaagtcagaaagagaaagacaaacaccatatgatgtcacttacataTGGAGTCTGATGCAAACGAACTTAGCcatgaaacaggaacagactcacagacttggagagcagacttgtggctgccagggggcggggctgggggctgggggctgggtggaCTGGGAGTCTGGGGTCAGCAGGTGCAAACTGTTACCTAAAGGCTAGATCAGCAACAAGGTCCTAttctataacacagggaactgtattcagtaccCCGAGATGAAccgcaatggaaaagaatatgaaaaagaatatatatatgaagtttggttgatttataatgtgctaatttctgctacatagcaaagcgattcagttgtacacatatatgtaaatcaactgtacttcaattgaAGAACAACTGGGGCCGTTTATCTGGGCTTTCTCATCACTACTCTCTGCTTTCCATGTGGAAGCATTCTTGGCGAGTTTCAGCGTTTTGTTTCAGGCCTTTCTGCTTCTCCGTTGTTATTCTCTTAGGTGGGGAAAACACATGCCTTTTGTCTGCATAGAGTCCGTGAACACAGGACCCCCCCACCTCCTTCAGAACCTGCTCCACAATTGCTCCCTCGGTTTCTGGGGAGAGGGCACAGCTCACAAAGGTAGACTAATGACAAATTTCAGCTTCGGTTGTGGGATGTGGGTAAATTTCAAACTTCAGATTAATTTCAATTAACTAGCAATTGCTGAGGCCTGTCCCGAGGTGAAACCACAAAGCCCTGTTACTAACCAAGCGGCAGGCACCTCACCACATCACAGGCTTCTGTTTTCCTCCAGCTGGGAGCCGCCAAGTTTACGGAGAGCCTCCTGGTGGCTGGTCCCATTCAACAAGATGCATAATGGTGACTCCAGGCAAAAAGTTCAATGCTTTATGGGTCTCACCActactcaaaaaaaaagaaatatatagacatatatatatatatatgtctcaccactataaaaaaaagtatatacacacacgcatatatgatatacaaaaggaaaaatcaaggGTGGAATTTCAGAGTTTTTCTCCTTAGGGCTTCTTCTTAGTGACAGCCGAATAAGACCTCCCAACTGCAGCCTTTTAAAGGAACAGCCCCCCAGGTAATCCTCccaaaggagaaagcatctttctcTCTAGCAATGTCCATTTTAAAGCTCGAAACACTGAGTGCATCAATCAGATTTGGTTTCCTaaattgaaagaagaaagaaagggaagaaggaaggatgggaagaagaaaaagaaaggaggaagaaaaaaatacaggaaaagaagcctagttttatgcattttaaatgaaGAACCAAGCCCATGATTAGCATATTTCAAGaagccagtcttttttttttttcaaaatagtttgGATCAAGGACCTTAAGGATCTGATGATTTGAGCTACTGTATGAGTCTTGTCATAGTGACTCAAAACTTCTTACGTTATTGTAAGGCGATACCTAGCAGTCATGGGTGCAATAGAACTACCGTATCGTCTGGCTCTGGACTAGGGTGACCAGTTGTCCTGGTTTGCCTGGGATGCAGGATTTCCCCAGCATGCAATACAGGCAGTCCTAGAACTGGAAAGGCAGTCATCTGCTTTGGAAGCCAGAGGAGAAACAGTTGGGAAGTGGAAAGAGGGACAGTTAAGGAGCCTGTGGAAGGGAGGAGTTTAGGAAGATGAGCCAGATTCCGCACGAGCGTTACTAAACAGTAAGAATAATAATGATGAATAATTACACATAAGTGGTTCTCCTCGAGTAACTGAAATTTGTGGCCTTGAGGGCATTCATTGTTTTGGAGGAATGATTTGCTAAAATATTATACAATTCTCTGCCTCAAAGAACAGTGTGtattatttaatgttttcttttgtgattcAGGCCGTGAGGGGCACCtcttcctgggggtgggggtggggtgtgttgAAGTCTGTCCATTGAACAGACAGCTGCTGCTTTGGCCTAGGGTCATTCAGGGTCTTGCTTCTCCCTGCTGCTTTGAGGAAATCAGATAATCCATTCTACAGGTCATATGACTGAGAACCACACAAAGATGAGGCTCCAGCGTTGGGTTTTTGTGGTGATGGTACTAATTTTCAGAAGTCCCTTGTTTCCCGTGTGAGATTGCATTCTGAAGGGTTGACTCTGTTACGTGGTTTGACTTCTAGAAAATTAAATTCAATTTGACCAAAAACGTATTGACGAATTATGTTATGGTTCTGGTTACTTGACGTTTTCGGTATGGACTTTGTCTTTAAGAGGTCATAGTTTGGAAAATGGGTGGAACTGTTGTACACTTTCTCTTAAAAttgagttttatatataaaaactttcTGTCTAATAATCTGtgtctgtgttagtcgctcagtcgtgtccagctctctgtgaccccatggagtgcagccttccaggctcctctgtccatggaattctccaggcaagaatactggggtgggttaccatttcctaccccaggggatcttcccaaccggggatccaacctgcatcccctgtgtctcctgtattggcaggctgattctttaccactagcaccactctGACCCCAGACTCTGCTTACTGGTCTGTGAAATGATCTTTGCCTTTGGGCTGGTATCTGGGTTCACTCCCATATAACCAACAAATGGATGGCATCTCATACTGTGTAGCTttatttggcttttgtttttcaaCTTTTTGCTAACTTACCTCTACTTCTAAAGTCCCAGGTAAACAACTTTTTATTTGCTCCTGCAGACAGAGTGTATTTCAGGAAAATGCatcttgctcagttgctcagtcctgtcggattcttcgtgactccatgcactgcagcacagcacgtctccctgtccttcaccgtctcccggagtttgtttaaactcacgtccattgggtcgctgctgccatccagccacctcatcctcggtcgctcccttctcctcctgccctcaatctttaagagttgcctttaaaatatataaatattaggcATTAGGTACTTAGACCCATAAAAATAGATCATTTACCAATAGAGATATTTCAAAGGTACGTGTAGACCCAACTCTCACAATATATGGCAAAAGCACACTCGGATGGCAACCATTCATACGAAAACCAGGGAAAGCACATCCTACACGCCAGGGGTTTTCTTTGGTCCAGCAGTGAGCTCTTTT is part of the Bubalus kerabau isolate K-KA32 ecotype Philippines breed swamp buffalo chromosome 4, PCC_UOA_SB_1v2, whole genome shotgun sequence genome and harbors:
- the KCNJ2 gene encoding inward rectifier potassium channel 2, with translation MGSVRTNRYSIVSSEEDGMKLATLAVANGFGNGKSKVHTRQQCRSRFVKKDGHCNVQFINVGEKGQRYLADIFTTCVDIRWRWMLVIFCLAFVLSWLFFGCVFWLIALLHGDLDASKESKACVSEVNSFTAAFLFSIETQTTIGYGFRCVTDECPVAVFMVVFQSIVGCIIDAFIIGAVMAKMAKPKKRNETLVFSHNAVIAMRDGKLCLMWRVGNLRKSHLVEAHVRAQLLKSRITSEGEYIPLDQIDINVGFDSGIDRIFLVSPITIVHEIDEDSPLYDLSKQDIDNADFEIVVILEGMVEATAMTTQCRSSYLANEILWGHRYEPVLFEEKHYYKVDYSRFHKTYEVPNTPLCSARDLAEKKYILSNANSFCYENEVALTSKEEDDSENGVPESTSTDTPPDIDLHNQASVPLEPRPLRRESEI